The following proteins come from a genomic window of Populus alba chromosome 12, ASM523922v2, whole genome shotgun sequence:
- the LOC118044780 gene encoding protein MODIFIER OF SNC1 1 has product MTSSMLTAERRWASARKGGMKVLGKVAVPKPINLPSQRLENHGLDPNVEIVPKGTHSWGTRSSSSTPNAWGSSTLSPNTDGGSGSPSHLSGRPSSGGSGTRPSTASSDRTHEPITNAWGSNSRPSSASGALTSNQTSPVLLRPRSAETRPGSSQLSRFAEPLSDNPVAWCTTETAEKLGVTSSKNDGFSLTSGDFPTLGSEKEISGKNLESQDHGSYSRPGSSSSVVAPGKESTGNSAGDASIKTNAKIESASSWRRENPMYGEDGSRPNMEKWHLDPHLYPNSNIRHQNYDSWRGPPVNNHPGGVWYRGPPGGPPFAPPIAPGGFPIEPFPYYRPQIPPAALANPQQGPPPGSGPRGPHPKNGDVFRPHMHDAFIRPGMPFGHGFYPGPVPYENYYGPPVGYCNSNDRDIKFMGMAVGPAPYNRYSGQNAPDPGNSHGRPGGYGPSGHTMISEQLESGHQHDTRGPYKVLKQHDGSEGKDEEHKWDAMMTTNTSYPGKADHQRKSSWENDWRADDKKNGERDTRRYGEEFSFEATDNQGGAKVKPLEHVGNWKAAAGSSVKELEHSEHAASAFPEVPAAPKDPSLIRKIGLNTKARASDGRQEVKFVSSREEQKNRLQVRNAKSNHSANEAGTSYVSQRTHVSVIIDTGFHEDRISAADKSLEVQDANETPSSRRSTQGMHGRSDHHGKGRFITQEPDRWQRRSQGVDLQCVLSSHFESSNVYRQDHSFAEATEKSGLCHQGKDDGVSVPPHPDPSDSLTQPAKMEELAIQQIKQREKEEEEWEREQKAKALARELNKWTKAAESLSEVLPEKPNVTHKESIVIHDQFEPLLQYDSHADHPDNAPHIHDSRASKQKRVSYRQKQNGPLGKTSNDKLSSSTTEAPKNVTDIAANAPVSLEGVNKLTSNSESTLPINPTAMAESSVNHRRKNRNGKNKHKMDDASTLAVVTPTLSKESVAALDTSAESGKSVSESLLDPSSFQPQTDSRDGNQSMDHCTSSPNEEAHGRVNNQWKLQHFRRMPRNPQANKSTEKFPSSDAVIWAPVRSQSKIEAADEAPQKNVANAISAPMKSDQQVQNNARTKRAEIERYIPKPVAKEMAQQGSSPQSVAPLINQITPDETAGKPESGSPSIESSQTSSTGMGKVGSTLEAKNGDGRQNKSGKMHGSWRQRGSEESTTSFTSRNVQKSIEHQVQKPDVSSAKEQLSHSDEWNEPDGWNIPENIDVPVTTLAIKDQGATARGRRQSYRGKKGTGYSNEPDEKRINTGDTEKVYVQTSGSDMHQADLPATTKENRSVGERSASHWQPKSQPFSATNQRGSRTNGGQNTGSEVGRGNKKDSTSQTFMPLLSQPGRDIATVKAQPHPDHSLSEKSILEEVPRTVHQEGKNGRKIPSHKGRQPSNPVKPSSLNIDFQQEQRVSSGFQKNGNQNSRFGGEHDSHGEWSGSGKDNKQHNVPANRERQVQNAHYECQPAGPQNIYKANNFESSKDGSHNSAARSRERGQGRSRHGGGNSHGWQTGSVRVDANYD; this is encoded by the exons ATGACATCAAGTATGTTGACCGCAGAGCGCAG ATGGGCTTCTGCAAGAAAAGGTGGCATGAAAGTTTTGGGAAAAGTTGCAGTTCCAAAACCAATAAACCTACCCAGCCAAAG GTTAGAAAATCATGGTCTGGACCCAAATGTTGAAATTGTGCCCAA GGGTACTCATAGCTGGGGCACCAGATCATCTTCTTCCACACCTAACGCCTGGGGCTCTTCAACACTTTCTCCAAACACTGATGGTGGTAGTGGTTCTCCAAGCCATCTCAGTGGCCGCCCTTCATCTGGTGGAAGTGGCACTCGACCATCAACTGCAAGCAGTGATAGAACCCATGAACCCATCACTAATGCATGGGGTTCAAATTCTAGGCCATCTTCGGCATCAGGAGCATTGACATCAAATCAAACATCACCTGTGCTGCTGCGTCCTCGCAGTGCAGAAACAAGACCTGGTAGCTCACAGTTATCTCGGTTTGCTGAACCGTTGTCTGATAATCCAGTGGCATGGTGTACAACTGAAACAGCAGAAAAGTTG GGTGTGACATCCTCTAAGAATGATGGGTTTTCTTTGACTTCTGGCGACTTTCCAACACTGGGTTCAGAAAAAGAAATCTCTGGAAAAAACTTGGAGTCCCAAG ACCATGGTTCTTACAGTCGTCCTGGTTCATCATCAAGTGTAGTAGCTCCAGGGAAGGAGAGTACTGGAAATTCTGCAG GTGATGCTTCTATAAAGACAAATGCAAAAATTGAATCTGCAAGTTCTTGGAGGAGAGAGAATCCCATGTATGGTGAAGATGGGTCGAGGCCTAACATGGAGAAGTGGCACCTTGATCCCCATTTGTATCCTAATTCTAATATCCGTCATCAAAATTATGATTCTTGGCGCGGCCCTCCTGTAAATAATCATCCTGGTGGTGTATGGTACAGAGGGCCTCCAGGAGGCCCGCCTTTTGCACCCCCGATTGCTCCTGGTGGCTTTCCAATAGAGCCATTTCCTTATTATCGTCCGCAGATTCCACCTGCTGCTCTTGCCAACCCACAGCAAGGTCCTCCACCAGGATCTGGACCTAGAGGACCACATCCAAAGAATGGAGATGTGTTCAGACCCCATATGCATGATGCCTTTATTCGCCCGGGCATGCCATTTGGGCATGGCTTTTATCCTGGACCAGTCCCTTATGAGAACTACTATGGTCCTCCTGTGGGCTACTGCAATTCCAATGATCGAGATATTAAGTTTATGGGAATGGCAGTGGGTCCTGCTCCCTATAACAGATATTCCGGTCAAAATGCTCCTGATCCTGGAAATTCCCATGGAAGACCAGGTGGATATGGCCCTAGTGGTCACACAATGATTTCTGAACAACTTGAGTCTGGTCATCAACATGATACCCGAGGACCATACAAAGTCCTTAAGCAGCATGATGGTTCAGAGGGAAAAGATGAAGAACACAAGTGGGATGCCATGATGACAACCAACACCTCATATCCTGGGAAGGCAGACCATCAAAGAAAGTCATCGTGGGAGAATGACTGGAGAGCAGATGACAAGAAAAATGGAGAGAGAGATACAAGAAGATATGGAGAAGAATTTTCTTTTGAGGCCACTGATAACCAAGGAGGTGCTAAAGTGAAACCTCTTGAACATGTGGGAAATTGGAAGGCTGCTGCTGGTAGTTCAGTTAAGGAATTGGAACATTCAGAACATGCAGCATCTGCTTTTCCAGAAGTTCCAGCAGCCCCGAAAGATCCCAGTCTGATTAGGAAAATAGGTTTAAATACAAAGGCCCGGGCCTCTGATGGAAGGCAAGAAGTTAAATTTGTTTCCAGTAGAGAGGAGCAGAAGAATAGGTTACAAGTTCGTAATGCCAAGTCTAATCATTCTGCAAATGAAGCTGGTACTAGTTATGTATCTCAAAGAACTCATGTCAGTGTCATTATTGACACTGGTTTCCATGAAGACCGCATTTCTGCTGCAGATAAGAGCCTTGAGGTACAAGATGCTAATGAAACACCAAGCTCCAG GAGATCAACTCAAGGTATGCATGGAAGATCTGATCATCATGGAAAAGGGAGATTTATCACCCAAGAGCCTGATAGGTGGCAGAGAAGATCCCAAGGTGTAGACTTGCAGTGTGTATTGTCCTCTCATTTTGAAAGTTCTAATGTTTATAGGCAAGACCATAGTTTTGCAGAGGCAACTGAAAAGTCTGGGTTATGTCATCAAGGGAAGGATGATGGAGTATCTGTGCCACCTCACCCTGATCCCAGTGATAGCCTGACACAA CCTGCTAAGATGGAAGAGCTAGCTATTCAACAGATTAAACAGCGAGAGAAGGAAGAGGAGGAATGGGAAAGAGAGCAAAAGGCCAAGGCACTTGCAAGAGAGTTGAATAAGTGGACAAAAGCAGCAGAAAGTTTAAGTGAGGTGCTGCCAGAGAAGCCAAATGTGACCCATAAGGAGTCCATTGTGATACATGACCAATTTGAACCACTGCTACAGTATGATAGTCATGCTGATCACCCTGATAATGCCCCACATATTCATGACAGTAGAGCTTCTAAGCAGAAGCGCGTGAGCTACAGACAGAAGCAGAATGGTCCCTTGGGAAAGACTTCCAATGATAAGTTATCGTCTTCTACAACTGAAGCACCAAAAAATGTTACTGATATAGCAGCTAATGCTCCTGTTTCTCTTGAGGGTGTGAACAAGCTTACCTCAAACTCAGAATCAACTTTACCCATCAACCCAACTGCCATGGCTGAGTCTTCAGTAAATCATAGAAGGAAGAACAGGAATGGAAAGAACAAGCACAAAATGGATGATGCATCAACATTGGCAGTTGTAACACCAACTCTATCAAAAGAATCAGTTGCTGCTTTAGACACTTCGGCTGAAAGTGGCAAGTCGGTTTCTGAATCTCTTTTGGATCCAAGCTCATTTCAGCCTCAGACTGATTCTAGAGATGGAAATCAGTCCATGGATCATTGCACGTCATCACCAAACGAAGAAGCTCATGGAAGAGTAAATAACCAGTGGAAACTGCAACATTTTCGCAGGATGCCAAGGAATCCACAAGCTAATAAATCAACTGAAAAATTCCCAAGTAGCGATGCTGTTATCTGGGCTCCTGTTCGGTCACAAAGTAAAATTGAGGCTGCTGATGAAGCCCCTCAGAAGAATGTGGCTAATGCCATTAGTGCACCCATGAAGAGTGATCAGCAAGTGCAGAATAATGCAAGAACTAAACGGGCAGAAATTGAAAGATACATTCCAAAACCTGTAGCCAAAGAAATGGCTCAGCAAGGAAGTAGTCCCCAGTCAGtggctccattaatcaatcAGATTACACCAGATGAGACTGCTGGAAAACCCGAATCTGGTTCTCCAAGCATTGAAAGTTCTCAAACCTCTTCCACAGGCATGGGAAAGGTAGGATCCACTTTGGAAGCTAAGAATGGGGATGGCAGGCAAAATAAGTCTGGAAAAATGCACGGATCATGGCGCCAACGGGGATCAGAAGAATCAACCACATCTTTTACAAGTAGGAATGTTCAAAAATCAATTGAGCATCAAGTCCAGAAACCTGATGTAAGTTCAGCAAAAGAGCAATTGAGTCATTCTGATGAATGGAATGAGCCTGATGGCTGGAACATTCCTGAAAATATTGATGTGCCAGTCACTACCCTTGCTATAAAAGATCAGGGTGCAACAGCCAGAGGTAGGCGGCAATCATACAGGGGAAAAAAAGGCACAGGATATAGCAATGAGCCTGATGAGAAGAGAATTAATACTGGGGACACCGAAAAGGTTTATGTCCAAACTTCAGGCTCAGATATGCATCAAGCTGACTTACCTGCAACTACAAAAGAAAATCGGTCTGTTGGGGAAAGATCAGCATCTCATTGGCAACCCAAATCTCAGCCATTTTCAGCAACTAATCAGCGAGGAAGCAGGACCAATGGTGGTCAGAACACAGGCTCTGAAGTTGGCAGGGGTAATAAAAAGGATTCCACTTCCCAAACTTTCATGCCACTGTTGTCTCAACCTGGCAGGGATATTGCTACAGTTAAGGCCCAGCCTCATCCTGATCACTCTCTGTCTGAAAAAAGCATTTTGGAAGAAGTTCCACGCACTGTGCATCAAGAGGGTAAGAATGGAAGGAAGATACCTTCACATAAAGGACGACAGCCTAGTAACCCAGTTAAACCTTCTTCTTTGAATATAGATTTTCAACAAGAGCAACGTGTGTCTTCAGGGTTccaaaaaaatggaaaccaAAACAGCCGTTTTGGCGGAGAGCATGATTCTCATGGCGAGTGGAGTGGTTCTGGGAAAGATAACAAGCAACACAACGTACCTGCAAACCGTGAAAGGCAGGTACAGAATGCACATTATGAGTGCCAGCCAGCAGGGCCACAAAATATTTACAAAGCTAACAATTTTGAATCTTCAAAAGATGGTTCCCATAATTCTGCTGCAAGGTCCAGGGAGAGAGGTCAGGGTCGCTCAAGGCATGGCGGGGGAAACTCTCATGGA
- the LOC118044781 gene encoding protein neprosin: protein MAASTSVDTHSMIPIFVAFLLVFASSLYPVLSVPAAESDSGNRLLANQTFRPGKEILRLKRVNAFLNKINKPAVKTIQSPDGDVIDCVLSHLQPAFDHPELRGKKPLYPPERPKGNETRETVAESYQLWTDSGESCPEGTVPIRRTTLKDVLRAGSVKRFVRKLRRHVRRDSEGSGHEHAVVFANGDQYFGAKASINVWSPRVTSEYEFSLSQIWVISGSFGNDLNTIEAGWQVSPDLYGDNYPRFFTYWTTDAYRATGCYNLLCSGFVQTNNKIAIGAAISPRSSYNGRQFDIGLMIWKDPKHGNWWLEFGGGLLVGYWPAFLFSHLRSHASMVQFGGEIVNFRSAGFHTSTQMGSGHFAEEGFGKASYFRNLQVVDWDNNLLPLANLHLLADHSNCYNIKQGRNSVWGTYFYYGGPGRNVRCP, encoded by the exons ATGGCCGCTTCTACTTCTGTTGACACTCACTCGATGATACCTATTTTTGTTGCTTTCCTTCttgtttttgcttcttctctttATCCTGTCTTGTCTGTACCAGCTGCTGAGTCAGATTCCGGTAACCGGCTATTAGCCAACCAAACTTTCAGGCCGGGTAAAGAAATATTGAGACTTAAGAGAGTCAATGCTTTTCTCAACAAGATCAACAAGCCTGCAGTCAAGACAATTCAG AGCCCTGATGGTGATGTAATAGACTGTGTTCTATCTCATCTTCAACCAGCATTTGACCATCCAGAGCTTAGAGGAAAGAAACCCCTG TATCCACCAGAGAGGCCGAAAGGCAATGAAACAAGAGAGACAGTGGCTGAGAGCTATCAGCTCTGGACAGATTCGGGTGAATCATGCCCAGAAGGAACTGTTCCAATAAGAAGAACCACATTAAAAGATGTTTTAAGAGCAGGTTCTGTTAAAAGATTTGTCAGAAAATTAAGACGACATGTAAGAAGAGACTCGGAAGGCAGTGGTCATGAG CATGCAGTTGTTTTTGCTAATGGAGACCAGTATTTTGGAGCGAAGGCAAGCATAAATGTCTGGTCACCTCGTGTAACCAGTGAATATGAATTCAGCTTGTCACAAATCTGGGTCATCTCTGGCTCTTTCGGCAATGATCTTAACACCATAGAAGCCGGTTGGCAG GTTAGTCCAGATTTATATGGAGATAATTACCCTAGATTCTTCACTTATTGGACA ACCGATGCATACCGAGCTACTGGATGCTATAACTTGCTGTGTTCTGGATTTGTCCAAACAAACAACAAGATTGCCATTGGAGCTGCGATATCTCCAAGATCATCTTACAACGGCAGACAATTTGATATTGGCTTGATGATTTGGAAG GACCCAAAGCATGGAAATTGGTGGCTGGAATTTGGAGGAGGACTCCTGGTAGGATACTGGCCAGCGTTTTTGTTCAGCCACTTGAGAAGCCACGCAAGCATGGTACAATTTGGAGGGGAGATTGTGAACTTCCGATCAGCAGGTTTCCATACATCAACACAGATGGGCAGTGGTCATTTTGCAGAAGAGGGATTTGGAAAAGCATCCTATTTCAGGAATTTGCAGGTGGTGGATTGGGATAACAATTTGCTCCCTCTTGCAAATCTACATCTCTTGGCTGATCATTCAAACTGTTACAATATAAAGCAAGGGAGAAACAGTGTTTGGGGGACTTACTTCTACTATGGTGGTCCTGGAAGGAATGTCAGGTGTCCATGA